In one Saimiri boliviensis isolate mSaiBol1 chromosome 3, mSaiBol1.pri, whole genome shotgun sequence genomic region, the following are encoded:
- the MTHFD2L gene encoding bifunctional methylenetetrahydrofolate dehydrogenase/cyclohydrolase 2, mitochondrial isoform X15, giving the protein MTVPARGFSLLRGRLGRVPAPDRSTAPPVSAPGGPRSAFRGFRSSGVRTSREKRFRLPEVATVCLPT; this is encoded by the exons ATGACGGTGCCGGCCCGCGGCTTCTCGCTGCTCCGCGGCCGCCTGGGCCGAGTGCCGGCGCCGGACAGGAGCACAGCACCCCCCGTGAGCGCCCCGGGAGGGCCCAGGAGCGCGTTCCGGGGCTTTCGGAGCAGCGGGGTGAG GACCAGCAGAGAGAAGAGATTCCGTCTTCCAGAGGTTGCCACTGTCTGCCTCCCCACTTGA